The following are encoded in a window of Cupriavidus oxalaticus genomic DNA:
- the lpdA gene encoding dihydrolipoyl dehydrogenase, protein MSVIEVKVPDIGDFDAVEVIEVLVKAGDTVETEQSLIVLESDKASMDVPSSAAGKVVEVKVKVGDKVGQGAVICTVEAEAAAAAPAPAQAPAPAAAPAPAAAAPAAAPTAATHAGGADIQCDMLVLGAGPGGYSAAFRAADLGMNSVLVERYSTLGGVCLNVGCIPSKALLHNAAVIDEAKALAAHGILFGEAKIDLDGLRHYKNQVVGKLTGGLAGMAKARKVQVVRGIGSFLDPHHMEVELTEGEGKRSTGKKTVIRFEKAIIAAGSQAVKLPFIPEDPRIVDSTGALELPEVPNKMLVIGGGIIGLEMATVYSTLGAEIDVVEMLPGLMGGADRDLVKVWEKKNKDRFGKVMLNTKTVGVEAKPDGIYVKFEGEQAPAEAQRYDLVLVSVGRAPNGKRIGAEKAGVAVTDRGFINVDKQMRTNVPHIFAIGDVVGQPMLAHKAVHEAHVAAEAAHGEKAFFDAKQIPSVAFTDPEVAWAGLTEDECKAQGIKYSKGVFPWAASGRAIANGRDEGFTKLIFDEETHRVIGGGIVGTHAGDLISEVCLAIEMGADAVDIGKTIHPHPTLGESIGMAAEIYEGTCTDVPPPRKR, encoded by the coding sequence ATGAGTGTGATCGAAGTCAAGGTGCCGGATATCGGCGATTTCGACGCGGTGGAAGTGATCGAGGTACTGGTCAAGGCCGGCGATACGGTCGAGACGGAACAGTCCCTGATCGTGCTGGAGTCCGACAAGGCGAGCATGGACGTGCCGTCGTCGGCCGCCGGCAAGGTGGTGGAGGTCAAGGTCAAGGTGGGCGACAAGGTTGGCCAGGGCGCGGTGATCTGCACCGTCGAGGCCGAGGCCGCCGCCGCCGCACCGGCGCCTGCGCAAGCTCCGGCTCCGGCCGCGGCTCCCGCGCCGGCTGCTGCGGCACCGGCTGCTGCGCCAACTGCTGCAACGCATGCCGGCGGTGCCGACATCCAGTGCGACATGCTGGTGCTGGGCGCCGGCCCCGGCGGCTACTCGGCCGCCTTCCGCGCTGCCGACCTGGGCATGAACAGCGTGCTGGTGGAACGCTACAGCACGCTCGGCGGCGTCTGCCTGAACGTGGGCTGCATCCCGTCCAAGGCGCTGCTGCACAACGCCGCCGTGATCGACGAAGCCAAGGCGCTGGCCGCCCACGGCATCCTGTTCGGCGAAGCCAAGATCGACCTCGACGGCCTGCGCCACTACAAGAACCAGGTGGTCGGCAAGCTGACCGGCGGCCTGGCCGGCATGGCCAAGGCGCGCAAGGTGCAGGTGGTGCGCGGCATCGGCAGCTTCCTCGATCCGCACCACATGGAGGTCGAGCTGACCGAGGGCGAGGGCAAGCGCAGCACCGGCAAGAAGACCGTGATCCGCTTCGAGAAGGCCATCATCGCCGCCGGCAGCCAGGCGGTGAAGCTGCCCTTCATCCCGGAAGACCCGCGCATCGTCGACTCGACCGGCGCGCTCGAACTGCCGGAAGTGCCCAACAAGATGCTGGTCATCGGCGGCGGCATCATCGGCCTGGAAATGGCCACGGTGTACAGCACGCTGGGCGCCGAGATCGATGTCGTCGAAATGCTGCCGGGCCTGATGGGCGGCGCCGACCGCGACCTGGTCAAGGTCTGGGAAAAGAAGAACAAGGACCGTTTCGGCAAGGTCATGCTGAATACCAAGACGGTCGGGGTGGAAGCCAAGCCGGACGGCATCTACGTCAAGTTCGAGGGCGAGCAGGCCCCGGCCGAGGCGCAACGCTACGACCTGGTGCTGGTGTCGGTGGGCCGCGCGCCCAACGGCAAGCGCATCGGCGCCGAGAAGGCGGGCGTGGCCGTGACCGACCGCGGCTTTATCAACGTCGACAAGCAGATGCGCACCAACGTGCCGCATATCTTCGCGATCGGCGACGTCGTCGGCCAGCCGATGCTGGCGCACAAGGCGGTGCATGAAGCCCACGTGGCCGCGGAAGCCGCGCATGGCGAGAAGGCGTTCTTCGATGCCAAGCAGATCCCGTCGGTGGCCTTTACCGATCCGGAAGTGGCCTGGGCCGGCCTGACCGAGGACGAGTGCAAGGCGCAGGGCATCAAGTACAGCAAGGGTGTGTTCCCGTGGGCCGCTTCGGGCCGCGCCATCGCCAACGGCCGCGACGAGGGCTTTACCAAGCTGATCTTCGACGAGGAAACGCATCGCGTGATCGGCGGCGGTATCGTCGGCACCCATGCCGGCGACCTGATCAGCGAAGTGTGCCTGGCGATCGAGATGGGCGCCGATGCGGTGGATATCGGCAAGACCATCCACCCGCACCCGACGCTGGGCGAATCGATCGGCATGGCGGCGGAGATCTACGAAGGCACGTGTACCGACGTGCCGCCGCCGCGCAAGCGCTGA
- a CDS encoding nitroreductase: protein MSLEMQPGSQDAVGCVDRAILTRRSVRAFLDTPVPRETVEDILAVASRAPSGTNTQPWRVYVLSGEAKAKLCADVLAAYDDPERDSKYLEEYPYYPREWANPYLARRRKVGWDLYGLLEISREDKARMHEQHARNFRFFDAPVGMIFTIDRIMEQGSWLDYGMFLQSIMVAARARGLDTCPQAAFTQFHKIIASHLLLPPEEMVVCGMSLGFADPDAPENRLATEREPVSGFARFLS, encoded by the coding sequence ATGTCCCTCGAGATGCAACCGGGTTCGCAGGACGCAGTGGGGTGCGTGGATCGCGCGATCCTGACGCGGCGTTCGGTGCGGGCCTTTCTCGATACGCCCGTGCCGCGCGAGACCGTGGAAGACATCCTGGCCGTCGCCAGCCGCGCGCCCTCCGGCACCAATACGCAGCCGTGGCGGGTCTATGTCCTGTCGGGCGAAGCCAAGGCAAAGCTGTGTGCCGATGTGCTTGCCGCTTACGACGACCCCGAGCGCGACAGCAAGTACCTGGAGGAGTACCCGTACTACCCCCGCGAATGGGCCAACCCCTACCTGGCGCGGCGGCGCAAGGTGGGCTGGGACCTGTATGGCCTGCTTGAGATCAGCCGCGAGGACAAGGCGCGCATGCATGAGCAGCACGCGCGCAACTTCCGTTTCTTCGATGCGCCGGTGGGCATGATCTTCACCATCGACCGCATCATGGAGCAGGGCAGCTGGCTCGACTACGGCATGTTCCTGCAAAGCATCATGGTCGCCGCGCGGGCGCGCGGGCTGGATACCTGCCCGCAGGCGGCGTTCACGCAGTTCCACAAGATCATTGCCAGCCATTTGCTGCTGCCGCCGGAGGAGATGGTGGTGTGCGGCATGTCGCTGGGGTTTGCCGATCCGGACGCGCCGGAGAATCGCCTTGCCACCGAACGGGAGCCGGTGAGCGGATTTGCGCGTTTCCTCTCATAG
- the pbpG gene encoding D-alanyl-D-alanine endopeptidase, which produces MTAKSRSSKVAKKEAGSGRKVIVLKNGKRQAVAAHRAAPVRAAFTPAKPSLGEAMGLRDTEDALALRSSVALVMDQGSNEVLFQKNASAVLPIASITKLMTALVVMDARLPMDEMLTISEEDRDTEKHSSSRLRFGTQLTRQELLLLALMSSENRAASALGRHYPGGLPSFVQAMNRKARELGMNDSHFVDSSGLSSSNVSSAMDLVRMVNAAYRNPTIREFSTQTEHEVNVLGRTQHYVSTNRLVRGGNWDIGLQKTGFISEAGQCLVMQARVQGRNVVMVFLDSAGKLSRFADANRVKDWLEHSPSQPHGFPSSPNLTQRPGGAHAILASQQARGT; this is translated from the coding sequence GTGACCGCGAAATCGCGCAGCAGCAAGGTCGCCAAGAAGGAAGCCGGTTCCGGCCGCAAGGTGATCGTGCTGAAAAACGGCAAGCGCCAGGCCGTGGCTGCCCATCGGGCGGCGCCGGTGCGCGCCGCGTTCACGCCCGCCAAGCCGTCGCTGGGCGAGGCGATGGGGCTGCGCGACACCGAAGACGCGCTCGCGCTGCGCTCCAGCGTGGCGCTGGTGATGGACCAGGGCTCCAACGAGGTGCTGTTCCAGAAGAACGCCTCCGCGGTGCTGCCGATCGCCTCGATCACCAAGCTGATGACCGCACTGGTGGTGATGGACGCGCGCCTGCCGATGGACGAGATGCTGACCATCAGCGAGGAAGACCGCGACACCGAGAAGCACAGCAGCTCGCGCCTGCGCTTTGGTACGCAGCTGACGCGCCAGGAACTGCTGCTGCTGGCGCTGATGTCGTCCGAGAACCGCGCCGCCTCGGCGCTGGGCCGCCATTATCCGGGCGGGCTGCCGTCTTTCGTGCAGGCGATGAACCGCAAGGCGCGCGAGCTGGGCATGAACGACAGCCACTTCGTCGACTCGAGCGGCCTGTCGAGCAGCAACGTGTCGAGCGCGATGGACCTGGTGCGCATGGTCAATGCCGCGTACCGCAATCCGACCATCCGCGAGTTCTCGACCCAGACCGAGCATGAAGTCAACGTGCTGGGCCGCACGCAGCACTATGTCAGCACCAATCGCCTGGTGCGCGGCGGCAACTGGGACATCGGCCTGCAGAAGACCGGCTTTATCTCCGAGGCTGGTCAGTGCCTGGTGATGCAGGCGCGCGTGCAGGGCCGCAACGTAGTGATGGTGTTCCTGGATTCGGCGGGCAAGCTGTCGCGCTTTGCCGATGCCAACCGCGTCAAGGACTGGCTCGAGCATTCGCCGTCGCAGCCGCACGGCTTTCCCTCGTCGCCTAACCTGACGCAGCGTCCGGGCGGCGCGCACGCGATCCTGGCTTCGCAGCAGGCGCGGGGCACCTGA
- a CDS encoding DMT family transporter, whose amino-acid sequence MSAAAEPGRTADAGTRQTAWVAAMPWLFVLIWSTGFIVAKYGMPYAEPMTFLFLRFAGVLVLMVPFVLLAGVPLPRAAGTAHADWRMVGHLAVAGLLLQAGYLGGVWAAIKLGMPAGVSALIAGMQPILTALIATRLGERIGGRQWLGLLLGIAGVALVVANKLGTSALTPASLALAAGALLSITVGTVYQKRFCPVFDLRMGSVIQFGAAALACLPFMFLFETRAVQWTAAMIGALAWSVVALSIGAISLLFLLIRQGAATRVSSLMYLTPPTTAVMAWLLFGERFPPLAAAGMVLAASGVALVIRR is encoded by the coding sequence ATGAGCGCCGCGGCAGAACCAGGCCGCACGGCCGACGCCGGCACCCGCCAGACGGCATGGGTGGCGGCGATGCCGTGGCTGTTCGTGCTGATCTGGAGCACCGGCTTCATCGTTGCCAAGTACGGCATGCCGTATGCGGAACCGATGACATTCCTGTTCCTGCGCTTTGCCGGCGTGCTGGTGCTGATGGTGCCGTTCGTGCTGCTGGCAGGCGTGCCATTGCCGCGCGCGGCGGGCACGGCGCATGCCGACTGGCGCATGGTCGGCCATCTTGCCGTGGCCGGCCTGCTGCTGCAGGCCGGCTACCTCGGCGGCGTGTGGGCGGCGATCAAGCTTGGCATGCCGGCCGGCGTGTCGGCGCTGATTGCGGGCATGCAGCCGATCCTGACCGCGCTGATCGCCACGCGGCTGGGCGAGCGCATCGGCGGGCGCCAGTGGCTGGGCCTGCTGCTGGGCATCGCCGGCGTGGCGCTGGTGGTGGCCAACAAGCTCGGCACCAGTGCGCTGACGCCGGCAAGCCTGGCGCTGGCGGCCGGTGCGCTGCTCAGCATTACCGTTGGCACGGTCTACCAGAAGCGCTTCTGCCCGGTGTTCGACCTGCGCATGGGATCCGTGATCCAGTTCGGCGCCGCCGCGCTTGCCTGCCTGCCGTTCATGTTCCTGTTCGAGACCCGCGCAGTGCAATGGACCGCCGCCATGATCGGCGCGCTGGCGTGGTCGGTGGTGGCGTTGTCGATCGGCGCTATCTCGCTGCTGTTCCTGCTGATACGCCAGGGTGCGGCGACCAGGGTGTCGAGCCTCATGTATCTGACGCCACCGACCACCGCCGTGATGGCCTGGCTGCTCTTCGGCGAACGCTTTCCGCCGCTCGCCGCCGCCGGCATGGTGCTTGCTGCGTCAGGCGTGGCACTGGTCATCCGCAGGTAG
- a CDS encoding acyl-CoA thioesterase, which yields MKPQAEPRSAYPYFQPITTRWMDNDVYGHVNNVVYYSYFDTVVNTYLIRQGALDLESGKTIGLVIETQCNYFSSLSFPETVVAGLRVARLGTSSVRYEVGLFSGDNEVAAAQGHFIHVYVDRATRRPVPLPAPLREALLPLAAAGAQG from the coding sequence ATGAAACCACAAGCCGAGCCGCGCAGTGCCTATCCGTACTTCCAGCCGATCACGACGCGTTGGATGGATAACGATGTCTATGGCCACGTTAACAACGTTGTCTACTACAGTTATTTTGACACCGTGGTGAATACCTACCTGATCCGGCAGGGCGCGCTCGATCTCGAGTCGGGCAAGACCATCGGGCTGGTGATCGAGACGCAGTGCAACTACTTCTCGTCGCTCAGCTTCCCGGAGACGGTGGTTGCAGGTTTGCGCGTTGCCAGGCTCGGCACGTCGAGCGTGCGCTATGAGGTCGGCCTGTTCAGCGGCGACAACGAGGTTGCCGCCGCGCAGGGGCATTTCATCCACGTCTATGTCGATCGCGCCACGCGCCGGCCGGTACCGCTGCCGGCGCCGCTGCGCGAGGCGCTGCTGCCGCTGGCGGCCGCAGGCGCGCAAGGGTGA
- a CDS encoding FAD-binding oxidoreductase, translating to MQTAQLAQRLTEALGTDTVLTNPDDIAPWLSDWRGIYRGQAQAVVRPRTVDQVSRALALCQLAAVPVVPRGGNTGLCGGATPDAQAGNVVLSLDRMNTVRSLDTIANTMVAEAGCILGNLRRAAQEANRLLPLSLAAEDSCQIGGNLATNAGGVNVVRYGMTRELVLGVEAVLPNGEVFNGLRTLRKDNTGYDLKQLLIGSEGTLGVITAAALRLFPRTDTRSVVLAAVASPAQSLELYELLFAQCGARLQAFEFFTGACLDLVLTHAEGVQEPFAQRYPAYVLVELADTTDEDALNALLERVIGEALERELCLDAAVSASLAQLQAMWKLREEISEAQRADGPHLKHDVSLPIEQIPAFMTSMESRLRALDPAIRPFVFGHFGDGNLHYNLSRPAGASRDWAAARGDAVTDAVLDEVMRYGGSISAEHGIGQLKRHAFLAVKDPLELRLMREIKAVFDPAGIMNPGKLL from the coding sequence ATGCAAACCGCTCAACTCGCACAACGCCTCACCGAAGCGCTCGGCACCGACACTGTCCTGACCAACCCCGACGACATCGCACCGTGGCTGTCCGACTGGCGCGGCATCTATCGCGGCCAGGCGCAGGCCGTGGTGCGCCCGCGTACCGTGGATCAGGTCTCGCGCGCACTGGCGCTGTGCCAGCTGGCGGCGGTGCCGGTGGTACCGCGCGGCGGCAATACCGGACTGTGCGGCGGCGCCACGCCCGACGCGCAGGCCGGCAACGTGGTGCTGAGCCTGGACCGCATGAACACGGTGCGTTCGCTCGACACCATCGCCAATACCATGGTGGCCGAAGCCGGCTGCATCCTCGGCAACCTGCGCCGCGCCGCACAAGAGGCCAACCGGCTGCTGCCCCTTTCGCTGGCGGCCGAGGATTCGTGCCAGATCGGCGGCAACCTTGCCACCAATGCCGGCGGCGTCAACGTGGTGCGCTATGGCATGACGCGCGAGCTGGTACTGGGCGTGGAAGCCGTGCTGCCCAACGGCGAGGTGTTCAACGGCTTGCGCACGCTGCGCAAGGACAACACCGGCTATGACCTGAAGCAGTTGCTGATCGGCTCGGAAGGCACGCTGGGCGTGATCACGGCGGCAGCGTTGCGGCTGTTCCCGCGCACCGATACGCGCAGCGTGGTGCTGGCGGCAGTCGCCTCGCCGGCGCAGTCGCTGGAGCTGTATGAACTGCTGTTCGCGCAGTGCGGCGCGCGCCTGCAGGCGTTCGAGTTCTTTACCGGCGCTTGCCTGGACCTGGTGCTGACGCACGCGGAAGGCGTGCAGGAACCGTTCGCACAGCGCTACCCGGCCTATGTGCTGGTGGAACTGGCGGACACCACGGATGAAGATGCGCTCAACGCACTGCTGGAGCGCGTGATCGGCGAAGCGCTGGAGCGCGAGCTGTGCCTCGACGCGGCGGTCTCGGCATCGCTGGCGCAGCTGCAGGCGATGTGGAAACTGCGCGAGGAGATCTCCGAAGCCCAGCGCGCCGATGGCCCGCACCTGAAACACGACGTGTCGCTGCCGATCGAGCAGATCCCGGCGTTCATGACGTCAATGGAAAGCAGGCTGCGCGCGCTCGATCCGGCGATCCGGCCTTTTGTCTTCGGCCACTTCGGCGATGGCAACCTGCACTACAACCTGTCGCGCCCGGCCGGCGCCTCCAGGGACTGGGCAGCGGCCCGGGGCGATGCGGTGACTGACGCGGTGCTGGATGAAGTGATGCGCTACGGCGGCAGCATCAGCGCCGAACACGGCATCGGCCAGCTCAAGCGCCATGCCTTCCTGGCAGTCAAGGATCCGCTGGAGTTGCGCCTGATGCGAGAGATCAAGGCTGTGTTCGATCCGGCCGGGATCATGAACCCCGGCAAGCTGCTCTGA
- the phaP1 gene encoding TIGR01841 family phasin PhaP1 has product MILTPEQVAAAQKANLETLFGLTTKAFEGVEKLVELNLQVVKTTFAENVENAKKALSAKDAQELLALQAAAVQPVAEKTLAYTRHLYEIASETQSEFTKVAEAQLAEGSKNVQALVENFAKNAPAGSESTVAIVKSAISAANNAYESVQKATKQAVEIAETNFQAAASAATKAAQQASATARTATAKKTTVA; this is encoded by the coding sequence ATGATCCTGACCCCGGAACAAGTCGCAGCAGCGCAAAAAGCAAACCTGGAAACGCTGTTCGGCCTGACTACCAAGGCATTTGAAGGCGTCGAAAAGCTTGTCGAACTGAACCTGCAGGTCGTGAAGACCACGTTCGCCGAAAACGTGGAAAATGCCAAGAAGGCCCTGTCGGCCAAGGACGCACAGGAACTGCTGGCCCTGCAGGCCGCAGCCGTGCAGCCGGTCGCCGAGAAGACCCTGGCTTACACCCGTCACCTGTACGAAATCGCTTCGGAAACCCAGAGCGAATTCACCAAGGTGGCCGAGGCCCAACTGGCCGAAGGCTCGAAGAACGTGCAGGCGCTGGTCGAGAACTTCGCCAAGAACGCCCCGGCCGGTTCGGAATCGACCGTGGCCATCGTGAAGTCGGCGATCTCGGCTGCCAACAACGCCTACGAGTCGGTGCAGAAGGCGACCAAGCAAGCCGTGGAAATCGCTGAAACGAACTTCCAGGCCGCTGCTTCCGCTGCCACCAAGGCTGCCCAGCAAGCCAGCGCCACGGCCCGTACGGCCACAGCGAAAAAGACTACGGTTGCCTGA
- a CDS encoding MFS transporter: MTTCVVVKKGAEVAIAADALVTFGDTRLSRAYERNQKVFPVGDGFIALAGTTAHFPVMRTLLAGLGEECRLGSRDDVFRTFLKVHEKLKTDYFVNTKEDEDDPYESSQIVCLIANPAGIFGVYSYREVFAFDRFWGIGSGRNYALGAMHAVYDRPDLDAGEIARIGVDAGVEFDKSSSGPIEVHTVRLHDADDGAAPAADAATNNDGAP, translated from the coding sequence ATGACTACCTGTGTTGTCGTCAAGAAGGGCGCCGAGGTGGCGATCGCGGCGGACGCGCTGGTCACCTTCGGCGATACGCGGCTGTCGCGCGCGTATGAGCGCAACCAGAAGGTCTTTCCTGTCGGCGACGGCTTTATCGCGCTGGCCGGGACGACCGCGCACTTCCCGGTCATGCGCACGCTGCTGGCGGGCCTGGGAGAGGAATGCAGGCTGGGCTCGCGCGACGACGTGTTCCGCACCTTCCTGAAGGTGCACGAGAAGCTGAAGACGGACTACTTCGTCAACACCAAGGAAGACGAGGACGATCCCTACGAGTCGTCGCAGATCGTGTGCCTGATCGCCAATCCGGCCGGCATCTTCGGCGTCTACTCGTACCGCGAGGTGTTTGCGTTCGACCGCTTCTGGGGCATCGGCTCGGGCCGCAACTACGCGCTGGGCGCGATGCACGCGGTGTATGACCGGCCGGACCTGGATGCGGGCGAGATCGCGCGCATCGGCGTCGATGCGGGCGTGGAGTTCGACAAAAGCTCATCGGGGCCGATCGAGGTCCATACGGTGCGGCTGCACGATGCAGACGATGGCGCAGCGCCGGCGGCGGATGCGGCAACCAACAACGACGGCGCGCCCTGA
- a CDS encoding FadR/GntR family transcriptional regulator: protein MRTRAVTLTEQVTRQLRADIESGAYPVGTRLPTGKQLSEQYGVSAAVIREVTEHLRSQGFVETRQGVGCTVRSRTGAAGFQLPREPDIDAAGLADLYDLRIDLEGAAAALAAVRRTDDDVAALVALLERLHAHLYDGQPAADIDAAFHIGIAAATHNPYYRQLLQYLNLQLHQAVATARANTLRQPGLAEGVQAEHEAIVDAIRRGDADAARTAAVTHLQNAARRLGLTLRARAASPSPAQSSQS, encoded by the coding sequence ATGCGAACCCGTGCCGTCACCCTCACCGAACAGGTCACCCGCCAGCTGCGCGCCGACATCGAAAGCGGCGCGTACCCGGTCGGCACCCGGCTGCCGACCGGCAAGCAGCTCTCGGAGCAATACGGCGTCAGCGCCGCGGTGATCCGCGAAGTCACGGAGCACCTGCGCTCGCAGGGTTTTGTCGAGACGCGCCAGGGTGTCGGCTGCACGGTGCGCTCGCGCACCGGCGCGGCGGGATTCCAGCTGCCGCGCGAGCCCGATATCGACGCCGCCGGGCTGGCGGACCTGTACGACCTGCGCATCGACCTGGAAGGCGCCGCGGCCGCGCTGGCGGCGGTGCGCCGCACCGATGACGACGTCGCCGCGCTGGTGGCGCTGCTGGAGCGGCTGCACGCCCACCTCTACGACGGGCAGCCGGCAGCCGATATCGACGCGGCCTTCCATATCGGCATCGCCGCGGCGACACATAACCCGTACTACCGCCAGCTGCTGCAATACCTGAACCTGCAGCTGCACCAGGCGGTCGCCACCGCGCGCGCCAACACGCTGCGCCAGCCGGGGCTGGCCGAAGGCGTGCAGGCCGAGCATGAAGCCATCGTCGACGCGATCCGCCGCGGCGACGCGGACGCAGCCCGGACCGCCGCGGTCACCCATCTGCAGAACGCGGCGCGGCGTCTTGGCCTGACGCTGCGCGCGCGCGCCGCCAGCCCTTCCCCCGCACAGTCCTCACAGTCCTGA
- a CDS encoding histone deacetylase family protein produces MLAFYADHFVLPLPPGHRFPMRKYSMLRDTVAAQIPGLRLAEAPRAGDDALLLAHTPEYVQAASAGTLDAARQREIGFPWSEAMVERSRRSAGATIEACRAALREGVAVNLAGGTHHAYADKGGGFCVFNDAAIAARVLQRDGDVRRVAVVDLDVHQGNGTASILHGDPSIFTLSLHGEKNYPFRKEASDLDIGLTDGCDDDTYARALQAALDTLFSRFAPDLLIYLAGADPHEGDRLGRLKLSFAGLARRDQLVFDAAMARGLPVAVAMAGGYGNQIEDTVAVHVQTVRLAAQYHARHGVLAAAS; encoded by the coding sequence ATGCTTGCCTTCTACGCCGACCATTTCGTGTTGCCGCTGCCGCCGGGACACCGTTTCCCGATGCGCAAGTACAGCATGCTGCGTGACACGGTCGCAGCCCAGATTCCTGGCTTGCGCCTGGCCGAGGCGCCGCGCGCCGGCGACGATGCGCTGCTGCTGGCGCATACGCCGGAATACGTCCAGGCCGCTTCCGCCGGCACGCTGGATGCCGCCCGCCAGCGCGAAATCGGCTTCCCGTGGTCCGAAGCCATGGTCGAGCGCTCGCGGCGCTCCGCCGGGGCCACCATCGAAGCGTGCCGGGCGGCCTTGCGCGAAGGTGTTGCCGTGAACCTCGCCGGCGGCACGCATCACGCGTATGCCGACAAGGGGGGCGGCTTCTGCGTGTTCAACGATGCTGCCATTGCGGCGCGCGTGCTGCAGCGCGACGGCGACGTGCGCCGCGTGGCGGTGGTCGATCTCGATGTGCACCAGGGCAACGGCACGGCGTCGATCCTGCACGGCGACCCCTCCATCTTCACGCTGTCGCTGCACGGCGAGAAGAACTACCCGTTCCGCAAGGAAGCCAGCGATCTCGACATCGGCCTGACGGACGGCTGCGACGACGACACCTATGCCCGTGCGCTGCAGGCGGCGCTGGATACGCTGTTCAGCCGCTTCGCGCCCGACCTGCTGATCTACCTGGCCGGCGCCGATCCGCACGAAGGCGACCGGCTCGGGCGGCTCAAACTGAGCTTCGCCGGCCTGGCGCGGCGTGACCAATTGGTATTCGATGCCGCCATGGCGCGCGGGCTGCCGGTGGCGGTGGCGATGGCCGGCGGCTACGGCAACCAGATCGAAGACACGGTCGCGGTCCATGTGCAGACCGTGCGCCTGGCCGCGCAATACCATGCCCGCCACGGCGTGCTGGCGGCGGCATCATGA
- a CDS encoding IclR family transcriptional regulator — MSEADKSPGKTSIQVIERMMTLLDALAQHADPVSLKELSLATGLHPSTAHRILNDMVACRFVDRSDPGSYRLGMRLLELGNLVKARLSVRDAALAPMRALHRVTGQTVNLSVRQGDEIVYIERAYSERSGMQVVRAIGGRAPLHLTSVGKLFLAADESARVRNYATRTGLAGHTRTSITDLTKLERELNWVRTNGYARDNEELELGVRCIAAGIYDDSRRLVAGLSLSAPADRLQDSWLQNLKETALQISRGMGYVSEAAA; from the coding sequence ATGTCCGAAGCAGACAAGTCACCCGGCAAGACGTCCATCCAGGTCATCGAGCGCATGATGACCCTGCTGGACGCCCTCGCCCAGCACGCCGACCCGGTCAGCCTCAAAGAGCTGTCACTGGCCACGGGCCTGCACCCCTCCACCGCCCACCGCATCCTTAACGACATGGTGGCCTGCCGTTTCGTCGATCGCTCCGATCCGGGCAGCTACCGGCTTGGCATGCGCCTGCTGGAACTGGGCAACCTGGTCAAGGCGCGCCTGTCGGTGCGCGACGCGGCGCTGGCGCCGATGCGCGCGCTGCACCGCGTGACCGGGCAGACGGTCAACCTGTCGGTACGGCAGGGCGACGAGATCGTGTATATCGAGCGCGCCTACAGCGAGCGCTCCGGCATGCAGGTGGTGCGCGCCATCGGCGGACGCGCGCCGCTGCACCTGACCTCGGTCGGCAAGCTGTTCCTGGCCGCGGACGAATCGGCGCGCGTGCGCAACTACGCCACCCGCACCGGGCTGGCCGGGCATACGCGGACCTCGATCACCGACCTGACCAAGCTGGAGCGCGAGCTGAACTGGGTCCGCACCAACGGCTATGCCCGCGACAATGAAGAACTGGAACTGGGCGTGCGCTGCATTGCCGCCGGCATCTACGACGACTCGCGCCGGCTGGTGGCGGGCCTGTCGCTGTCGGCCCCGGCTGACCGGCTGCAGGACAGCTGGCTGCAGAACCTGAAGGAAACCGCGCTGCAGATCTCGCGCGGCATGGGCTACGTGTCCGAAGCGGCGGCCTGA